A DNA window from Gillisia sp. Hel1_33_143 contains the following coding sequences:
- a CDS encoding glycosyltransferase family 4 protein: MKILILTDRFYPDIGGIEMNSEILANYLYDSGCEIKIMTWSKSSSKNEFPYTIVREPNKIRMFKEHKWADLVFENNPCLKLSWPLILFRKPHLIALHTWIQRLDGKISIQDKVKNIWLKKAKAVIAVSKALRNGTFEEALVIENSYKEDLFKRIPEIPKIKDFVFLGRLVSDKGADMAIELIARLKENDSSLGRATFKNLTIIGDGPEMNVLKDVVKTTHLEDNVFFEGALSGEELVKKLNEHKYILIPSRWKEPFGIVALEGIACGCLPIVSNEGGLPEAIGNTGIVFERNNFESLYNNVQDLLKNPLMEKILRSYFKSHLEEHTSKQVSEKYLKIIESIVNSYERN; encoded by the coding sequence ATGAAAATTCTAATTCTTACAGATAGATTCTACCCAGATATAGGTGGTATTGAAATGAATTCTGAAATTCTAGCAAATTATCTCTATGATTCTGGCTGTGAGATTAAAATTATGACCTGGTCTAAAAGCTCTTCTAAGAACGAGTTTCCGTACACCATTGTAAGAGAGCCAAACAAGATTAGAATGTTTAAGGAACATAAGTGGGCAGATCTAGTATTTGAAAATAACCCATGTTTAAAATTATCTTGGCCATTGATCCTTTTTAGAAAGCCACATCTTATTGCACTTCATACCTGGATTCAGCGTCTAGATGGCAAGATTTCTATACAAGACAAGGTTAAAAACATCTGGTTGAAAAAAGCAAAAGCTGTTATTGCTGTGAGTAAAGCTCTAAGAAATGGCACTTTTGAGGAAGCTCTTGTAATTGAGAATTCTTACAAAGAAGACCTTTTTAAAAGAATTCCGGAAATTCCAAAGATCAAGGATTTTGTATTTCTAGGCAGACTGGTCTCAGATAAGGGAGCAGATATGGCGATTGAACTTATAGCGAGATTAAAAGAAAACGACTCGAGCTTAGGAAGAGCTACATTTAAAAATTTGACCATTATAGGGGATGGTCCGGAAATGAATGTGCTAAAAGATGTGGTGAAGACAACTCATTTAGAGGACAATGTTTTTTTTGAGGGAGCGCTTAGTGGAGAAGAATTAGTAAAAAAATTGAATGAACATAAATATATCCTTATTCCTTCTCGTTGGAAAGAGCCATTTGGAATTGTTGCATTAGAAGGAATTGCTTGTGGTTGTTTACCTATTGTATCTAATGAAGGTGGCCTACCCGAAGCAATTGGTAATACGGGAATTGTTTTCGAAAGAAATAATTTTGAATCATTATATAATAATGTGCAGGATCTATTAAAAAATCCATTGATGGAAAAGATTCTGAGAAGTTATTTTAAATCGCATTTAGAAGAACATACCTCAAAACAAGTTTCTGAGAAATATTTAAAGATCATTGAAAGTATTGTGAACAGTTATGAAAGAAACTAG
- a CDS encoding glycosyltransferase: MSILFICGCLETGKDGVGDYTQILARELYLKNIEVSIMSYNDAFVKGATFREDGVLNILRLGIDLSAEKKIELAKQFVNANNPDLISLQFVPYAYHQKGLPWRLGLELSKIGKKFSWHIMFHELWVEEKEFKNLVIAKIQEAIIKRLVTLLDPVLVHTSIPVYQKRLETIGIAAMPLPIYSNIKVDANQKHQDLNTFMITFFSQLSPRKEILSFLKMLIASLKREKISFKILIVGGTTKAKQELEKQLKEIPQISNKIEQIGFLQDHELSKVIASTALGISPVPRHLLGKSGSVATFLSHGIPVAAPYVKMGHNVDEVGFFNTKMSKVLVIEPAPKNIFMATQKARTLSKIYSRSAIAEVFIEDLMLISNIQEINLNLIT, from the coding sequence ATGAGCATACTTTTTATATGTGGATGTTTGGAAACAGGAAAAGATGGAGTAGGAGATTATACCCAGATTTTAGCCCGTGAACTTTACCTAAAGAACATAGAGGTTTCAATAATGAGTTATAATGATGCTTTTGTAAAAGGCGCTACTTTCAGGGAAGATGGTGTATTGAATATTTTAAGGCTAGGCATTGATCTGTCTGCTGAGAAAAAAATAGAATTGGCCAAGCAATTTGTAAATGCTAATAATCCAGATCTTATAAGCTTACAATTTGTTCCATATGCATATCATCAGAAAGGGTTACCCTGGAGATTAGGATTAGAGCTTTCGAAAATAGGTAAGAAATTTTCATGGCATATTATGTTTCATGAATTGTGGGTGGAAGAAAAAGAATTTAAGAATCTGGTCATTGCAAAAATTCAAGAGGCCATCATAAAAAGATTGGTCACTCTGCTGGATCCCGTTTTGGTTCATACCAGTATCCCAGTTTATCAAAAGAGATTAGAGACTATTGGCATAGCTGCTATGCCATTGCCAATATATTCTAATATTAAGGTGGATGCCAATCAGAAGCATCAAGACCTTAATACGTTTATGATCACATTTTTTAGTCAGTTATCTCCTCGCAAGGAGATTTTAAGTTTTTTAAAAATGTTGATAGCTAGTTTAAAACGAGAAAAGATCAGCTTTAAAATATTGATCGTTGGAGGAACAACAAAGGCCAAGCAAGAATTAGAAAAACAACTAAAGGAAATTCCACAGATCTCAAATAAGATCGAACAGATTGGTTTTTTACAGGATCATGAATTATCTAAGGTCATTGCTTCTACTGCTTTAGGAATAAGTCCGGTACCTAGACATTTACTTGGTAAGAGTGGTAGTGTAGCAACATTTTTATCTCACGGTATTCCAGTAGCCGCTCCCTATGTGAAAATGGGACATAATGTAGATGAGGTTGGTTTTTTTAATACCAAGATGAGTAAGGTATTAGTTATTGAACCAGCGCCAAAAAACATTTTTATGGCAACTCAAAAGGCTAGAACGTTGTCTAAAATATATTCTAGAAGTGCTATTGCTGAAGTCTTCATAGAAGATTTGATGCTAATTTCCAACATTCAGGAGATCAACTTGAATTTGATCACCTAA
- a CDS encoding glycosyltransferase family 4 protein, whose product MKETRLIVSHPTGNANVRALIFSLAENGLLHHFYTSIAFFESSFVYRFLNFKLLSELKKRTFPANIRNLTSNRPTKEILRLVLQKLNHTKYTHHETGLFCIDKVYKDLDKYVARNINKETIVYSFEDGALENFRIAKTKGVDCFYDLPIGYWRAMRDLLEEERIKNPEWASTMETFKDSEVKLLKKDKEIALADHIFVASSFTKKTLEFYPGITPEISVIPYGFPPVFEQRKYQPLRNRKLKILFVGGLSQRKGISYLFEAMKVLKERVSLTVVGKEPVKNCKILYKNLEEHQWISALSHAEILETMRNNDVLIFPSLFEGFGLVITEAMSQGTPVITTNRTCGADLISNEIDGWIISPGSTTAIVEKINEILEDPLSLENVGKMAMVKARTRPWKVYGEEMVVAIKSYVNNKTENN is encoded by the coding sequence ATGAAAGAAACTAGACTAATAGTATCTCATCCTACAGGGAATGCGAATGTAAGAGCATTAATCTTTTCTTTGGCAGAAAATGGATTATTACATCATTTCTATACCAGCATAGCTTTTTTTGAATCTAGTTTTGTCTATAGATTTTTAAATTTTAAACTGTTATCAGAGTTAAAAAAAAGAACATTTCCTGCAAATATTAGAAACCTGACATCTAATAGACCAACTAAGGAAATTTTAAGACTTGTTCTTCAAAAGCTTAATCATACAAAATATACACATCATGAAACGGGTCTGTTTTGTATTGATAAGGTTTATAAAGATCTAGATAAATATGTTGCCAGAAATATCAATAAAGAAACCATTGTTTATTCTTTTGAAGATGGAGCTTTAGAGAATTTTAGAATAGCTAAAACTAAAGGTGTGGATTGTTTTTACGACCTGCCTATTGGATATTGGAGAGCTATGCGTGATCTTTTGGAGGAGGAAAGAATTAAAAACCCAGAGTGGGCCAGCACTATGGAAACCTTTAAAGATTCTGAAGTAAAATTGCTAAAAAAGGATAAAGAGATAGCGCTCGCAGATCACATATTTGTGGCGAGTTCATTTACCAAGAAAACCTTAGAATTCTATCCAGGTATAACGCCTGAAATTTCAGTGATACCCTATGGGTTTCCTCCAGTATTTGAACAAAGGAAATACCAACCACTTAGAAATAGAAAACTTAAAATTTTATTTGTAGGCGGATTATCCCAAAGAAAAGGAATTTCCTATCTGTTTGAAGCCATGAAAGTTTTGAAGGAAAGGGTTTCATTAACAGTAGTAGGTAAAGAACCAGTTAAGAATTGCAAAATTCTCTATAAGAATCTCGAAGAACATCAATGGATTTCTGCGCTTTCTCATGCAGAGATATTAGAAACTATGCGCAATAATGATGTTTTGATTTTCCCATCCCTTTTTGAAGGTTTTGGGTTGGTTATTACCGAAGCTATGTCTCAGGGAACTCCAGTTATTACTACGAACAGAACTTGTGGAGCAGATCTAATTTCTAATGAAATAGATGGGTGGATAATTTCTCCGGGTTCTACTACTGCTATTGTAGAGAAGATAAATGAGATCCTGGAAGATCCTTTATCTTTAGAAAATGTTGGTAAAATGGCTATGGTAAAAGCAAGAACAAGACCATGGAAAGTATATGGTGAAGAAATGGTAGTAGCTATAAAATCTTATGTAAATAATAAAACTGAGAATAATTGA
- a CDS encoding glycosyltransferase, translating to MNIIFLTHPKFSNIRSIALYTQMIANGMEERKHSVQVYSPTAYLSVISNNPKIKKWLGYVDQYLIFRILFEQKIKKFPKDSLYVICDQALGIWATLISKKPHVIHCHDFLAQRSALGKISENKVGSSGKLYQKLIRKGYSKANNFISISKKTRADLHEFLPKEPIFSEVVYNGLNQNFEPGNVMGVREYLEDLLKINLMQGFVLHVGGNQFYKNRTGVLQIYIAWREMQEKELPLIMIGSEPTDTLKFTAHKSRFSKDIHFISEVSNKILKKFYQGASLLLFPSLEEGFGWPIAEAMASGCPVITTNKEPMSEVGGTSCYYLSRQPINDTTKKMMWYKEGAKILDEVLSLTVEARENLIVSGLENSRRFNSEKALDKIEECYKEVLKKYTAGV from the coding sequence GTGAATATCATATTCTTAACACATCCAAAATTTTCTAATATAAGAAGTATTGCTCTCTACACTCAAATGATTGCTAATGGGATGGAGGAGAGAAAACATTCTGTACAAGTTTATTCGCCAACAGCATATTTAAGTGTAATATCAAATAATCCTAAAATTAAGAAATGGCTTGGGTATGTAGATCAATATTTAATATTCAGAATTCTATTTGAACAAAAAATAAAGAAGTTTCCAAAAGACTCACTTTATGTCATTTGTGATCAGGCACTAGGAATATGGGCTACTTTGATATCGAAAAAGCCGCACGTAATTCACTGTCATGACTTTCTTGCACAAAGATCTGCTCTCGGAAAAATTTCAGAAAACAAGGTTGGAAGTTCTGGAAAATTATATCAGAAATTAATAAGGAAAGGTTATTCCAAGGCAAATAATTTTATATCTATTTCAAAAAAGACACGTGCAGATCTCCATGAATTTTTACCAAAAGAGCCCATTTTTTCTGAAGTGGTTTATAATGGGTTAAATCAAAACTTTGAACCCGGAAATGTAATGGGAGTAAGAGAATATTTAGAAGATCTTTTAAAAATAAACTTAATGCAGGGATTTGTGCTACATGTAGGAGGAAATCAATTTTATAAAAATAGAACGGGAGTTCTTCAAATTTATATTGCTTGGAGAGAAATGCAAGAAAAAGAATTGCCTCTAATTATGATAGGTTCAGAACCAACAGATACTCTCAAATTTACAGCTCATAAATCTCGGTTCTCTAAGGATATCCATTTTATATCAGAAGTTTCAAATAAAATACTAAAGAAGTTTTATCAAGGGGCTAGTCTTTTGTTGTTTCCTTCATTAGAAGAAGGTTTTGGTTGGCCGATAGCAGAAGCAATGGCCAGTGGATGCCCGGTAATAACTACTAACAAAGAGCCTATGAGTGAAGTGGGAGGTACTTCCTGCTATTATTTATCCAGACAACCAATAAACGATACTACAAAAAAAATGATGTGGTATAAAGAGGGTGCAAAGATTTTAGATGAGGTTTTAAGCCTTACAGTTGAAGCTCGAGAGAATTTAATTGTCTCTGGATTAGAAAATTCCAGGAGATTTAACTCAGAAAAAGCTTTAGATAAGATTGAA